One window from the genome of Molothrus ater isolate BHLD 08-10-18 breed brown headed cowbird chromosome 35, BPBGC_Mater_1.1, whole genome shotgun sequence encodes:
- the LOC118700742 gene encoding olfactory receptor 14I1-like produces QLLHFCLLLGISLAALLGNGLIISAVACGHHLHTPMFFFLLNLALADLGSICTTVPKAMHNSLWDTSNISYSGCAAQLFFFLFFMGAELSLLTIMCYDRYVSICK; encoded by the coding sequence cagctcctgcacttctgcctcttgctgggcatctccctggctgccctcctgggcaacggcctcatcatcagcgccgtagcctgcggccaccacctgcacacgcccatgttcttcttcctgctcaacctggccctcgctgacctgggctccatctgcaccactgtccccaaagccatgcacaattccctctgggacaccagcaacatctcctactcaggatgtgctgctcagctctttttctttctgttcttcatgGGAGCAGAGCTTTCCCtcctgaccatcatgtgctacgaccgctacgtgtccatctgcaaa